The DNA sequence TGAGTATGGTTTTTATGCCTTGAAACTCCCCACAGGTACCTATGACATTCAGTTTTCCTACATTGGTTATGAGCCGATCGTTAAGACGGTCAAGCTCACCAAAAACCAAAGCATCAATATCCGTCTGAGCCCTGCCGTTAAGCAGATGGAAGAGGTGGTCATCTCTGCCGAGCGTGAAGACGCCAACGTTACCCAAAATAATGCAGGGGCGGTTTACCTTAGCCCCAAGAGCATGAAAGATCTCCCTACTTTCGGTGGGGAAACCGATATCGTCAAGGCGATACAGACCACCGCTGGGGTCAAGCCTGCGGGTGATGGAAGCGCGGGTTACTATGTGCGTGGTGGTGGACTGGATCAAAACCTTGTCTTATTGGATGAAGCACCTGTTTACAACCCTTCCCACTTGTTGGGCTTCTTTTCGGTATTTAACAGTGATGCTCTGAAGGGCGCAACCATGTACAAAGGGGCGACGATGCCCGAGTATGGTGGGCGCACGGCTTCGGTGATGGACATCCGCATGAAGGATGGTAACAATCAGAACTTTTCGGGATCGGGTGGTATTGGAACAATCGCATCTCGTCTTACGCTTGAAGGTCCAATCGTAAAGGATAAAGGTTCATTTATCATCTCTGGTCGTCGTACTTATGTTGATATGTTCCTTGGGCTGAGTGATCGATTCGATGGTTCAAGTCTTTATTTCTATGACTTGAATATGAAAGCCAACTATCAGGTCAGCTCCAAAGACCGTGTGTTTGTGTCGGGTTATTTCGGTCGGGATAAATTCGGTTTTGATGATGCAATGGGCATCGATTGGGGAAATGCGACGGGTACCTTACGATGGAATCATATTTTCAGTGGACAACTTTTCTCCAATACTTCCCTTGTGTTCAGTGATTACCAATATGGGGTAAGCATGGGCAGTGGTGAGGAGTCTGTTGGCTTGGAATCGGTGATCCGTGATTTTAATTTAAAGCAGGATTTCTCTTTGAATCTTCACCCAAACCATGACCTGAAATTTGGTGCCAATGTGATTCAGCATACGATTCAGCCTGGTAATGTTGTGGCAGGTGCTGAGTCGGGTGTGAACTCTACCAAAGCGGAAGAGAAATATGGCTATGAGAGTGCTTTTTATATTCAGCATGAAGCGAAGGTCGGGTCGAAATGGCAGTTGAATTATGGTTTGCGCTATTCGATGTTCCATCAGGTAGGTGCGGGCAATCAGTACACCTATGATGCTTCGGGCAATGTTACCTCCAAGAAATATTTCGAATCGGGTGAAGTGATGGCCTTCCACGGAGGTTTCGAACCTCGTTTTATGGGAACCTATTTGATCAATGATCAGAGCTCCCTGAAGATGGGACTCAACCGCAACTATCAGTACATGCACATGCTGACCAACAGTACCTCTTCGAGCCCAACTGATACGTGGGTGATGAGCTCCAATAATATCAAACCGCAAATTGCCGATCAGATCAGTTTGGGATACTTCCGCAATTTCAGCAACAATATGTATGAGTTCTCCACCGAGGTTTATTATAAGGAAATGCAAAATGTGATCGACTACAAAGACGGAGCAGATGTATTCCACAATGAACACCTCGAAGGGGATTTGGCTTATGGCGATGGTAAGGCTTACGGTATTGAGTTCATGTTCAAGAAAACCCAAGGACGATTCACAGGGTGGGCAAGCTACACGCTTTCACGCTCCTTGCGCCAAATCGATGGCATCAACCGTGGGGAGTGGTACGCCTCTCGTCAGGACCGTATCCATGATTTCTCTCTTGTGGGTGCATACAAACTCAATGATAAATTCACGGTCTCGGGGAACTATATGTTCTACACGGGCGATGCGGTAACCTTCCCGACAGGCCGACAGATTATTGATGGCAAAGTTGTTCCTGTGTATTCGGACCGCAACAGCTACCGCATGCCGAACTACCGCCGACTGGATCTTAGCTTAACCAAGATCATTAAGAAAACACCGAAGTTTGAATCGAGCTGGAACATCTCGCTTTACAACACCTTCGGAACTGAAAACGCCTACACGATCTCCTTCCGCCCTTCCGAGGACGACCCACAAGTTACCGAAGCGGTGCAGGTGGCCTTGTTCCGCTGGGTGCCTTCATTTACCTATAACTTTAAATTTTAAGTCATGAATAGAGCATTGTATTTGATCCTGTTGTTGAGTAGTGTGTTTTTCGCTTGTGAGTCTGTGATTGAGATTGATCTGGATGAAAGTGAAACCCGTTTGGTGATCGAGGGCATCCTGAGTGAGGATGATCAGCAATTGACGGTCATGATCACCGAGACGGCTTCCTATTTTGATCCTGCCGAGGTGATCCGTGTGGGAGGGGCAGAGATTGAGTTGGTGGATCAGCAGGGAAACCGCTGGGCTGTCGAAGAAAAAGAACAAGGAGTTTATATGGTGAAGGTAGATCAGCTCGACTATCAAATGTATGAGTTGGTAGTGAATGTGCAGGGGCAGGAGTATCGTGCCAAAAGCGAACTCTTGCCCGCTATTCCGATCGCTGAGGTGTATGGTGAATATCAGGAAGGCTTTGGTCCGATTGAGGCTGGTTACCTGATTTATGTGCGCTATCAGGATCCTGCGGAGGTCGAAAACCGTTACCGCATCCGATATTATATTGATGAGGAATTGCAGAATGCTTCCGATGATTTTGTGGTGTTTAATGATGACCGCAACGATGGGCAGTTGGTCAATATGACCATGGTGCGCAAGACCTTTGAGGAAGGGGTGAAGATGAAAGTAGAACTGATTCACTTTGACGCACCATCCTATGCTTATTTCTCAACCTTGGGCAATATTATTGGTGGTGGAATGGGACCTGGTGGTGGTGCCACCCCTGCCAACCCAACAAGTAATTGGTCTAATGAAGCCATGGGTTATTTCTCTGCCCAAAGCAGGGATGTGGTGAATTTTACGGTGAAGTAGAGGTGCCGATCGCTGTGACTGCCACACGACGTATTATTTCAATTTAGCACCTAATAATATTCCGTTTAGGTAGGGTCAAACCTATGTGTCTGACCTAAACCGTTTTTAAATGATGCTTTTGGGGCTGTTGCACAACCATAATCCGATATTATACCACGAAATTTTATTTGGCCACTGTATGGGCTGACCTATGTGTCTGCCCGAATCATCATAAGTTTTGGGTGGTTTGGATACACACATAGGTGCATCCGTACAGCTCACGAAATAATATTTTGTGCGTAATTTAAAAAACTGAGTTGTGCGACAGCCCCGCACCCAACAGAATAAAAATTTGAATGCCATTATCAAATTGATGTTGTCCCCCTGAATGATCATGAAAATAAAATAGAGGTCAGGCACTTAGGCCAGACCCTACCAAAAATTACCTAACATCATCAACTATATGAAATTTTTTCACTTGCTGATCATCCTTTTTTCAACGATGACAGTATTCGCAAATAATCAAGAAGAAGCCACGCCTAAGCACGAACCTTTGTACGTGCAGTGGTCAGAAAAATACAGCCCACCATTTTATGAAGAAGGGGCTAAAGTCATCAATTATGTAGGCTGGGAACAGTCTTTCGAAGACCTGCAAAAAGAGATGAATGCCTTGCTCAATATCAGGCACCGCATCAACATGAACAAGATTTTCCTGATTGTAAAGGGAAGCGAAGAATTCATTCGCACCATAGAAGCGGGGATCAATACCGATCTGTTTGCACAGGTGATTTTACTGACCGACGACCCTGTCAAGGAAGAGTTGGCGCACACGGTGATGCCCCTTGAAACTTCCCGTGAGGATATTTTGGCCGAATGTGAACGGCACTACAATTGGGATGTGAAATTAAGTAACATCCGTGAGAAATATACCCGACCACAGGATGGGGCAGGCTTCAAAGGACTTAATGTTGGCTTGAACCAACAGTTTCAGACTTCGGTAACCAAAGAAGCTGGTCCTCGCTATTTCGGTAGTTATGAGTTTGGTTATTCGGAGCTTTATCCTTCAGGGTGGATGTGGATGTTGAGCTATGATGCACGCTTCAAACTCCCCAATATGGAGAAGATCATGCAGGAAGAGATGAAAGGACAGATGGATCCTTCGGACATGATGGGTGGAGGAAGAGTAACGATTACTCTGCAAAGGGAAATTCCTTTGGTGATACATAATCAAATCAATGTGAGTGTGCGTAAATACCTTCCCTGGAAGGAGAAACAAACCTATCTGCAAGGCGGATTGGCATTCCAAAGTTATATGGGTGGTATCATCGAGATGGATACTTCTTTCACCGTATCAGGCGGTATGGGCGGAGGAATGCCAAGCGGAGGGATGGGTGGAGGCGGTGGTTTCGGTCCTGGAGGCGGAGGCTTTGGTGGCGATATTGAGGGCGAAGGGATGTCTGGGAGCATAACCTCAATCGGGGAGACCTCCCTGTTGTTGGAGGCAGGTTGTACCTTTCCGTTTTTCGACGCTTCAAAGCTGGATGCTTATGTGAAATATCAAGTTCCGATTTCCCTATTCGATAAAAACCGTCAGCATTACTTCAATCAGTTTGTGGTTGGCTTCCGATACCGATTTGAATGGGTGCCGAAGAAGAAACAGACGGTGGATTATCTGCGGTTAAAACGGTGATTTGAATACGATATGATGAAAGTATAAATGGCAACTTATATCAGAACGAGACACATTAATCAAAAAAAACAGGCTTGCCAATAAGAGCAAGCCTGTTTGTTATCATCTAATTTCCAAGGTCTGTTACGCCACAACCACCTTTTCCTTAGCCCGCAACAAATAATAAGCCCCACAAGACAACACCACCTGCACTGCCAAAATAATCAGCATTGCATTTTGAAAGTCCCATGAGTAAAGGAACACAAAGATGGTTGGGGCTAAAGCGGTGGCGATCGCCAGGAAGCTACTGCCCAATCCACGACAGGTACCCACGCGGTCCACGCCGAAAAGCTCTGCCCAAAGGGCGGTACCGACCACGTTGCTGATGCTCAGCGAGCCTGCCAAGATGAACAGAAAAATCGGTAAGCTCCATTGATTGGGGATCAGGCTGATGATCGCTACGGCAACGGATAAAGGTAGCAGAGCAAAAGGCGCCAAGGTTCTTGCGGAGAACTTGTCCACCAGCGGACCTGATGAAAAAGAACCAACAATACGTCCCACGCCAAAGGTGGCAAACGCCAAGGCATACCATTCCAAAGACCAATTTCGAGCTTCCAAAACGAGGTTATGATTCAGCAAAAATCCCGCATTGAGGAATGCGGAGAAGGCGAAGATGGTCGCCATCAGCAGAAAGACGGGATTGCGGAACAGTTGCTTGATAAAGGTTTTATTGTCTGCCTTGGAGGCGGTATTCTGTACTTTGCAAAAGTCGGGAATGCGTCCCACCAACAAATAGGTGATCAGTGGGAAGGCAATTCCTTCAATCATGGCGATACCATACCAAAGGGTTTTCCAGTCACAGATTTTCAGTGCCCCAACGATGATTCCGGGGATCAGCATTTCGGCAAACGACAAGCCCAACATCGAGAAGGAAAGTGCCTTGCCTCGGTTCGGACCAAAATGTTTGCCCATAGCGGTCATACTGATAAAAGGCATCATCGCCTGACCACAAAAACGAAGCCCGAGGATACCAAACAATAGCATCCATGGGTTATGGACATTAGCCATCAGGATGCAGAACAACGCCCCGCCGAAGCCACTGAAATAGGCGAACTTGCGGATGTCATAGCGATCGACCATCGGCCCGACAAATGACAGCAGGAAGCCACTCACCAAAGCGGCGGCGGTATAGATATAGCTGACTCCTTTTTGGTCCATGCCCGAAAGTTCAATGAACTGGGGAACGAACATGCTGAGCAAGAAGGCTTGGCCCATCGCTGAAAAAAAGAACTGATTAGCCCCAAAGATCATCGCTCCTGGAGACTTGCGTAAAAGTTGTGCGTACGTTTGCTTCATATTTGATTTTATCTGCCACAAAATTAGGGCAATAAGTTGAATTGACCTAAGGATCGTTCAATAATTGGTAAACCAATTTTGGAGTATATGCACAAACATACTTTTACGCTTTCTCGGGTTCAGGCTTATTTATTGAGCGATCACGGGAAGGGGGGCTTGCGATAGCTGAGGTATTTATTTGCTTCCTTGCGCAAAGGGTTTAATTTTGAGCTTTTATCACGGACTCTACAGTATTTTTATGATGTCACCAACGCTCGTTTTTGTTATCCTTTTTGCCTATTTCCTGTTGCTGATCATGCTCTCTTATTTTACTGGCCGCAACAGTAACAGCGATGCTTTCTTTTCAGGAAACCATGCTTCGCCCTGGTATTTGGTGGCCTTCGGAATGGTGGGGGCTTCATTGAGTGGGGTAACTTTCATTTCAGTGCCGGGGCAGGTGAATGTGCAGGGCTTTGCCTATCTGCAATTTGTGTTGGGGAATTTTGTGGGCTATTGGCTCATTGCCGAAGTGCTGTTGCCTTTATATTATAAGAACAAAGTAACGAGTATTTACGAATTGATTGCCCAACGACTCGGGCGGGTCAGTCATCGTACGGCCTCGGTAGCTTTTGTGGTGTCGCAATTGATCGGCGCTTCCTTTCGGATGTTTCTGGCGGTGATGGTTCTTCAGATGGCCTTTTTTGATCCTGTGGGTATTCCATTTCCTGTCACGGTGGCAATCATGATCCTGATGATTTACGCCTATACTTTCCGTTCGGGTATCAAGACGATTGTCTGGACGGATACCCTGCAAACAGCCTGTATGCTGGTGGCGGTGTTCGTTACCCTGTTTTATATTAAGGCACATCTATCGATGAGTTTCGGGGAGTTGTGGGCAAATGCTTCGGGGCAGGGGTACACCAAGCTTTGGGACTGGCAATGGCAATCGGCGACCTTCTTTCCCAAACAGTTTTTCGCAGGAATTTTTATTACGATCGTGATGGTGGGCTTGGATCAAAACATGATGCAGAAGAATTTGACCTGTAAAGACCTGCCTTCCGCCCAAAAGAATATGCGCTGGTTCAGTATCAGCTTTTTGATTTCCTGTGCTTTTTTCCTGTTCACAGGCGCCTGTCTATATTTATACGCCATCGATGCAGGATTGCCCTTTCCTGAAAAGGGTGATCAGCTATTTCCGATGCTCGCTTTGCAATACATGCCCGTGGGCGTGAGCATTGCCTTTTTGTTGGGCATCATCGCCTCGGCCTATTCTTCGGCAGACTCTTCCCTGACTGCACTTACCACGAGCGTGTGTATCGACTGGTTCGATAAAAAACAACCCACCAAACGCTTCAGAACGGTGGTTCATGTCAGTCTATCTGTTTTAATGTGGTTGGTGATTGTGGTCTTTGATGCGGTACAAAACCAAAGTGTGGTGACGGCGGTATTCAAAGTGGCGGGATACACTTACGGCCCGCTGTTGGGTATGTTCTGCTTTGCATTTTTCTTTAAAGAAAGAAGTTTGCCTGCTTGGGCAACGCCTGTGGCCTCCATCTTGGCGCCTTTAATTTGCTGGGTAATTTCGACCAACAGTCAGCAGTGGTTTTGGGGCTATCAGTTTGGCTTTGAGTTGTTGATCTTGAATGGAGGATTGATGGTGGGCTTGTTGGCGTTGTTTAATCGTTTGGCAAGTATATCATCCACAGATTTCACAGATTAACACAGATTTTTTTTAAAGAGAGGTTGACTAATGAGACTGCCTTACGAAATATTATTTGCCTACTGTATGGGCTGACTCAATGTTATTAAATTAAGGATTTTAACCTGCCCCAGGTCTAAATTTGAAATGCTTGTAGAGGTGTTATTTTTAACGACTCACATCACAATTTGAATAATTCAAGCGGTAGTCTATAAAATCAGCACTACGTTAGACGTTAATAATAACGTCTCTACAGGGCCCTGCGCTGTACCCATGGATTTTGAAAATATAAAAACAAATCATTAATTCGATCAGGTTTATCGCCTTTCAAATGAATTGATTAATTTTACACTATGGAAAATATTGGATTCACTGCCTTGGCAGGCATTACTATAAAATATTACTCGGGGGACGTGCCTCCGCCGTTTTGTTGTCAGTACGAGTTGGCGATTGATCTTCAGGATCAGTTATTTACCCGCTACAAGATTGAGTATTTGTTCCGTGAGGAGCTGTCGGAGCAGGAAATAGTTGATGAAGGCTTTGCCCCTGATGATAACTTCAGCTGGAAAGGGAACTTGCCCGTTTTGTGGGAGGAGGAGTTCGAGGAGATTCTTTCGAAAACATCATGGATTCGCAAAAAGGTCAGCCGCAAGCCTGAAGATCCTGTGATTGAGGTTACCTTGCTCGATCTTGATGGGAACACTTTTGTGGGCTATCCTGGAGAGATGGATTTATGGTTGTATTTTATGGAAGAAGCGATTCAGGCCGTATATGAATTGGCAGGTCGTTCAAAGCCGCTGGAAATTCGCTATATGGACCTGACGGAGGAACAGCCACTGAAAGTAAGCATGGAAGTGAAGTTTGCCGTTCGTCAGTTTCTGATTACTAAAGAGCAAAAAGGGCTTGCACCCGTTGAAAAAGAATACCCTTGGGCGGAAGTGAAGAACTACCTCAAGGATATTTATGTGCCAGAGTACAACTGGGAAGCAGTGGTGCAGGGAAAACCCAAGCAAGGTGCCAAATACATTGATCCGGGTGAAGGCGTTTGGCTGAAATTCAATAGTGGAGTGGTGAATCCTAATGCGAAAATTGACGCTTTGGGCAGAATCAGTGCCATGATGGCAGATTTGTAAAAACCACACGATTATTTGCAGATCAACGGTCGGAGGCAGTATATGGCTGCCACGACTAAGCATCAACGGAGCGGCGTCTATCCTTGCTGATGATCAGTATTAGCGGATAAGTAGCCACTGAGGGGATTTGTTGGCATGCATTGATCTAATAATGGCACAAGGAATAGATTTCAGTGCGTTTTTTTAGGTCAAAACCTTCAGACTAACATATTCAGTATTGATATTTGTCAGGAGGTCTGAAAGTCGATCAATCATCAATGATTATTGATGTCTATATATTTGAGATTTGCCCTTGTGGCATAGCATTTGTTTAAATTCAATTGAATTTGGTACTGGAAAATATATATACCAAAAAGTCCCTGTGATTTCATTATCATGGATTGATTCAGAAGCGCCCTTAACACTATATCGCTACATTGTTAAGGGCGCCTTTTTTATCTGCTTAGCCAAAATCAATACCAATATGCCGACGGTGCAGCAGGAAGGTCAATTTTAGGATTCGTTAATAGAAATTGGCCAGTCTTTCGTGCAGCCATTCCATATATTCCTCTAAAATCTGTCGATTATCGTCGGCTAAATCTTCTTCCTGAAGGAGTTCTTCCGTGCGCTCAAGGGCTTTTTGAGCCGTTAAACGGGGTCTGCCTGTTTTATCGATAATGTCTTCGTCGGCCCATCTTTCCGTAATAAATTCCATTTGCTGGGCGCCAAGTTCAGGGCTCAGGCGTTCTTCATTTCTGAACAGAATTCTGCGGGCAAGCGTTCGGACAGTTTCATTGGGGTAAAGGCCCGCAATATCATACTTTTCATTCCAGTCTTTGGCTTGGTGAAAGGACAGGTTCATGTTTTTTACCTTGCTCTCCCAAAACCCCTGATAGATGCGATCATCCTCATCTACATTTTGTACTTCGGCATATCTGAAATCAATCTGAAATTGGCGAAGTTGCTCAAATGACTGAGGATTATTTTTTATCCACTGTATATTTTTTGACATCAGTGCTCTACGTTCCTCAGTAATATATTCGCTTTGTAATTTATCAAAAGGAAGGATAAATGGCGGCTCTCCAGCCTTGCCTCTCCACACGCAATTGAGTTCGTTAAGCGTCCCTTCCTGATCAGCAGCCTCCAAGTCTGTGCGGTCAAGCTGAAGGTACAGGTGTTGTTTCATGCCCGTAAATCCGAGGTAAAGCACGGGTGCCTGGTAGCCGTTCAGTCCGCCAAGTTTATTGTCCACCAGCAATCCCCACTGAATAGTCAGTTGTTCCCCAAGCTTTTTGGCTTCGAGGTATTTTTCGAGTCGGCTATTGTAATTGTTTTTATCGAAATAGCCCATGGCCCAGCTCCAGATGGTGGCATTCTGTTTCATTTTTCGTGCGAGTGCCAGTGTGGCCTCGACATCCACCATGGCGTCATGGGCATTGCCAGAAGCCAAAGCATTCAATTTTGAGATCAGCTCCAGCTTCATGCTCGGTTTGCCTTCCTCGGTAACGGGCCACTGAATGCCTTCAGGAGCAAATTGTCGGTAGATAATCGCTAC is a window from the Persicobacter psychrovividus genome containing:
- a CDS encoding TonB-dependent receptor, which translates into the protein MRRIIAGLWLLLFVCTAVMGQGQKYTLSGTIKDANTGEDLMMAYAVVVGQAGVGTTSNEYGFYALKLPTGTYDIQFSYIGYEPIVKTVKLTKNQSINIRLSPAVKQMEEVVISAEREDANVTQNNAGAVYLSPKSMKDLPTFGGETDIVKAIQTTAGVKPAGDGSAGYYVRGGGLDQNLVLLDEAPVYNPSHLLGFFSVFNSDALKGATMYKGATMPEYGGRTASVMDIRMKDGNNQNFSGSGGIGTIASRLTLEGPIVKDKGSFIISGRRTYVDMFLGLSDRFDGSSLYFYDLNMKANYQVSSKDRVFVSGYFGRDKFGFDDAMGIDWGNATGTLRWNHIFSGQLFSNTSLVFSDYQYGVSMGSGEESVGLESVIRDFNLKQDFSLNLHPNHDLKFGANVIQHTIQPGNVVAGAESGVNSTKAEEKYGYESAFYIQHEAKVGSKWQLNYGLRYSMFHQVGAGNQYTYDASGNVTSKKYFESGEVMAFHGGFEPRFMGTYLINDQSSLKMGLNRNYQYMHMLTNSTSSSPTDTWVMSSNNIKPQIADQISLGYFRNFSNNMYEFSTEVYYKEMQNVIDYKDGADVFHNEHLEGDLAYGDGKAYGIEFMFKKTQGRFTGWASYTLSRSLRQIDGINRGEWYASRQDRIHDFSLVGAYKLNDKFTVSGNYMFYTGDAVTFPTGRQIIDGKVVPVYSDRNSYRMPNYRRLDLSLTKIIKKTPKFESSWNISLYNTFGTENAYTISFRPSEDDPQVTEAVQVALFRWVPSFTYNFKF
- a CDS encoding DUF4249 domain-containing protein produces the protein MNRALYLILLLSSVFFACESVIEIDLDESETRLVIEGILSEDDQQLTVMITETASYFDPAEVIRVGGAEIELVDQQGNRWAVEEKEQGVYMVKVDQLDYQMYELVVNVQGQEYRAKSELLPAIPIAEVYGEYQEGFGPIEAGYLIYVRYQDPAEVENRYRIRYYIDEELQNASDDFVVFNDDRNDGQLVNMTMVRKTFEEGVKMKVELIHFDAPSYAYFSTLGNIIGGGMGPGGGATPANPTSNWSNEAMGYFSAQSRDVVNFTVK
- a CDS encoding MFS transporter encodes the protein MKQTYAQLLRKSPGAMIFGANQFFFSAMGQAFLLSMFVPQFIELSGMDQKGVSYIYTAAALVSGFLLSFVGPMVDRYDIRKFAYFSGFGGALFCILMANVHNPWMLLFGILGLRFCGQAMMPFISMTAMGKHFGPNRGKALSFSMLGLSFAEMLIPGIIVGALKICDWKTLWYGIAMIEGIAFPLITYLLVGRIPDFCKVQNTASKADNKTFIKQLFRNPVFLLMATIFAFSAFLNAGFLLNHNLVLEARNWSLEWYALAFATFGVGRIVGSFSSGPLVDKFSARTLAPFALLPLSVAVAIISLIPNQWSLPIFLFILAGSLSISNVVGTALWAELFGVDRVGTCRGLGSSFLAIATALAPTIFVFLYSWDFQNAMLIILAVQVVLSCGAYYLLRAKEKVVVA
- a CDS encoding sodium:solute symporter, yielding MMSPTLVFVILFAYFLLLIMLSYFTGRNSNSDAFFSGNHASPWYLVAFGMVGASLSGVTFISVPGQVNVQGFAYLQFVLGNFVGYWLIAEVLLPLYYKNKVTSIYELIAQRLGRVSHRTASVAFVVSQLIGASFRMFLAVMVLQMAFFDPVGIPFPVTVAIMILMIYAYTFRSGIKTIVWTDTLQTACMLVAVFVTLFYIKAHLSMSFGELWANASGQGYTKLWDWQWQSATFFPKQFFAGIFITIVMVGLDQNMMQKNLTCKDLPSAQKNMRWFSISFLISCAFFLFTGACLYLYAIDAGLPFPEKGDQLFPMLALQYMPVGVSIAFLLGIIASAYSSADSSLTALTTSVCIDWFDKKQPTKRFRTVVHVSLSVLMWLVIVVFDAVQNQSVVTAVFKVAGYTYGPLLGMFCFAFFFKERSLPAWATPVASILAPLICWVISTNSQQWFWGYQFGFELLILNGGLMVGLLALFNRLASISSTDFTD
- a CDS encoding exodeoxyribonuclease I, which translates into the protein MRTFLFYDLETSGLHHAFDQVLQFGAIRTNEQLEEIERHEFRIKIRPDVIPSPEALTTTKVNPELLHQGTYNEYEAMKVIHALINTPETTSIGYNSIGFDDLMLRHAFYRNLFDPYTHGYSNKCSRADLLPVAIIYRQFAPEGIQWPVTEEGKPSMKLELISKLNALASGNAHDAMVDVEATLALARKMKQNATIWSWAMGYFDKNNYNSRLEKYLEAKKLGEQLTIQWGLLVDNKLGGLNGYQAPVLYLGFTGMKQHLYLQLDRTDLEAADQEGTLNELNCVWRGKAGEPPFILPFDKLQSEYITEERRALMSKNIQWIKNNPQSFEQLRQFQIDFRYAEVQNVDEDDRIYQGFWESKVKNMNLSFHQAKDWNEKYDIAGLYPNETVRTLARRILFRNEERLSPELGAQQMEFITERWADEDIIDKTGRPRLTAQKALERTEELLQEEDLADDNRQILEEYMEWLHERLANFY